One genomic segment of Arthrobacter sp. Marseille-P9274 includes these proteins:
- a CDS encoding 3-oxoacyl-ACP synthase III → MSGNATFRHDNTALLAVSSVEAPIAVSSAEFDERLAPSLKRLKLSKRLLERVAGVSERRWWAPGSSFDDGAIEAGAKAMAEAGIEPGQIGLLINTSVTRRNLEPSVAVKIHHGLGLPSSAMNFDLANACLGFVNGITLAANMIDSGQIKYALIVAGEDAQYTQETTFRRLNSPDSTREDYLREFATLTLGSGAAAAVIGPAEGHPGSHRILGGVSRAGTEHHGLCVGGHDGMFTDTKGLLDNGLELVLNAWHEAHDGGWNWTSMDRYVTHQVSSSYTNAIINAVNLAPDRVPTTFPKWGNVGPASLPMTLAQESQTLRPGDRVLCMGVGSGLNTTMMEIAW, encoded by the coding sequence TTGAGCGGAAACGCGACGTTTCGACATGACAACACGGCGCTGCTGGCCGTCTCGAGCGTGGAGGCACCAATAGCCGTCAGTTCGGCCGAGTTCGACGAGCGGCTGGCCCCCAGCCTCAAGCGTCTGAAGCTTTCCAAGCGGCTCCTCGAGCGCGTCGCCGGAGTCAGCGAACGCCGTTGGTGGGCCCCGGGGTCATCCTTCGACGACGGAGCGATCGAGGCCGGCGCCAAGGCCATGGCGGAAGCCGGCATCGAACCCGGCCAGATCGGCCTGCTGATCAACACCTCCGTGACGCGCCGCAATCTCGAGCCTTCGGTCGCGGTCAAGATCCACCATGGGCTCGGCCTGCCATCGTCGGCCATGAATTTCGACCTGGCGAACGCCTGCCTCGGCTTCGTCAACGGCATCACGCTGGCCGCCAACATGATCGATTCCGGCCAGATCAAATACGCCCTCATCGTCGCCGGCGAAGACGCCCAGTACACCCAGGAAACCACCTTCCGGCGGCTGAACAGCCCCGATTCGACCCGCGAAGACTACCTGCGCGAATTCGCCACGCTGACCCTTGGCTCCGGCGCAGCGGCCGCCGTCATCGGCCCCGCTGAAGGCCACCCGGGATCACACCGCATCCTCGGCGGCGTTTCCCGCGCCGGCACCGAGCACCATGGCCTGTGCGTCGGCGGCCACGATGGCATGTTCACGGATACCAAAGGCCTGCTCGACAACGGCCTCGAACTGGTGCTCAACGCCTGGCACGAGGCCCACGACGGCGGCTGGAACTGGACCTCGATGGACCGCTACGTCACCCACCAGGTCTCGTCCTCCTACACCAATGCCATCATCAACGCGGTCAACCTGGCCCCCGACCGGGTGCCGACCACCTTCCCGAAGTGGGGCAACGTCGGCCCTGCCTCGCTGCCGATGACCCTCGCCCAGGAGTCCCAGACCCTCCGCCCCGGCGACCGCGTGCTCTGCATGGGCGTAGGTTCGGGTCTGAACACCACGATGATGGAGATTGCGTGGTAG
- a CDS encoding glutamine amidotransferase: protein MKPFLLLATRAQDKAADEEYAAFLRFGGLEPGQLHRVRLEAGPLPAVDLDRYSGIILGGSPFTASDPPESKSGVQLRVEAELMDLVERVTAADSPFLGACYGIGTLGRLRGGQVDGRFGEPISAVDVELADGAASDPLLAGVPQRFKAFAGHKEACSVLPAGAVRLAGSAACPVHMFRLGSNVYATQFHPELDEDGLVTRISVYRHAGYFPPDEADEVVASVRGHEVHVPQLILRNFVLRYGS from the coding sequence ATGAAGCCCTTCCTGCTGCTGGCCACTCGAGCCCAGGACAAGGCGGCCGACGAGGAGTATGCCGCGTTCCTGCGCTTCGGAGGACTCGAGCCCGGCCAGCTGCACAGGGTCCGGCTTGAGGCCGGCCCGCTGCCCGCCGTCGACCTCGACCGATACAGCGGCATCATCCTGGGCGGCAGCCCGTTCACGGCGAGCGACCCGCCGGAGAGCAAGTCGGGAGTGCAGCTGCGCGTCGAAGCGGAGCTGATGGACCTGGTCGAGCGCGTGACCGCCGCCGACTCTCCCTTCCTCGGCGCCTGCTACGGCATTGGCACCCTGGGCCGGCTGCGCGGCGGCCAGGTGGACGGCCGGTTCGGCGAGCCGATCAGCGCCGTGGACGTGGAACTGGCCGACGGGGCGGCCAGTGATCCGCTGCTGGCCGGCGTGCCGCAGCGGTTCAAGGCGTTCGCGGGCCATAAGGAGGCCTGCTCGGTCCTGCCCGCCGGCGCCGTGCGGCTGGCCGGCTCCGCGGCCTGCCCGGTGCACATGTTCCGGTTGGGCAGCAATGTCTACGCCACCCAGTTCCACCCGGAACTGGACGAGGACGGGCTGGTCACGCGCATCTCGGTCTACCGCCATGCCGGCTACTTCCCGCCGGACGAAGCTGATGAGGTCGTCGCGTCCGTCCGCGGCCACGAGGTGCATGTGCCGCAGCTGATCCTGCGCAATTTCGTCCTGCGCTACGGTTCCTGA
- a CDS encoding IS3 family transposase produces MKVQAIIALKADFSLPVLLQVAGLARSTFFYHQARLRAPDPKEAVKSAATTIFTKNHGRYGHRRIHTELTRQGWTIAKKTVLKLMRSLQLVCKVRQRKRYNSYQGEQGKTAPNLLNRDFDADAPNQKWVTDVTEFRVDGRKLYLSPVMDLFDRQILSYTVGLSPNLALTNTSLRMALATLEYGQKPIVHSDQGFQYQHASWRRLLQGANAIQSMSRKGNCYDNAVMENFFGHLKEELFHHVRFLSTGALTSAIHEYIRWYNTERISTKLEGLSPVQYRAQALKV; encoded by the coding sequence GTGAAGGTTCAGGCCATCATCGCCCTCAAGGCCGACTTTTCGCTGCCGGTTCTGCTGCAGGTCGCCGGCTTGGCCCGTTCGACGTTCTTCTACCACCAGGCCCGACTCAGGGCTCCCGACCCGAAGGAAGCAGTCAAGAGCGCTGCCACGACCATCTTCACAAAGAACCATGGCAGATACGGGCACCGCCGCATCCACACTGAACTGACCCGGCAAGGGTGGACGATCGCGAAGAAGACCGTGCTGAAGCTCATGCGTTCCCTGCAGCTCGTCTGCAAGGTCCGGCAAAGGAAACGCTACAACTCCTACCAAGGCGAACAGGGCAAAACTGCCCCCAATCTGCTGAACCGGGACTTCGATGCCGATGCCCCGAACCAGAAGTGGGTAACGGATGTGACCGAGTTCAGAGTCGACGGTCGAAAACTCTACCTCTCACCCGTCATGGACCTTTTCGACCGGCAGATCCTCTCCTACACCGTCGGCCTGTCCCCGAACCTGGCGCTCACCAACACCTCACTGCGTATGGCGCTGGCAACGCTCGAGTATGGGCAGAAACCGATCGTGCACTCAGACCAGGGATTCCAATACCAGCACGCCTCATGGCGGAGACTCCTGCAGGGCGCCAACGCCATCCAATCGATGTCCCGCAAGGGCAACTGCTACGACAACGCAGTGATGGAAAACTTCTTCGGACACCTCAAGGAAGAGCTCTTCCACCATGTCCGATTCCTCAGCACCGGCGCACTCACATCAGCCATCCACGAATACATCCGCTGGTACAACACCGAAAGGATCTCCACAAAGCTTGAGGGCCTGAGCCCGGTGCAATACCGTGCTCAGGCCCTCAAGGTTTAG
- a CDS encoding helix-turn-helix domain-containing protein: MGKPTKKAYSFEFKLALVEKFLAGESASDLAAEADLSSPRLLETWVRVYHRQGADALRPKPKGRPRKPGAPPPAEPSELERLRRENERLRAEVAYLGKLRALRAPKQR, from the coding sequence GTGGGCAAACCGACAAAAAAGGCGTACTCGTTCGAGTTTAAGCTCGCCTTGGTAGAGAAGTTCCTGGCCGGTGAGAGCGCTTCGGACCTCGCGGCTGAGGCGGACCTGTCCTCACCTCGTCTGCTCGAGACATGGGTACGGGTATATCACCGCCAGGGCGCGGACGCCCTGCGTCCGAAGCCTAAAGGCAGACCGAGGAAGCCCGGCGCTCCACCGCCGGCGGAGCCATCTGAACTGGAGCGGCTGCGCCGGGAGAATGAACGGCTGCGGGCGGAAGTGGCCTACCTGGGAAAATTGCGGGCCTTGAGGGCACCAAAACAACGGTGA
- the smc gene encoding chromosome segregation protein SMC produces the protein MHLKSLTVRGFKSFASATTFEFEPGVTAVVGPNGSGKSNVVDALAWVMGEQGAKTLRGGKMEDVIFAGTAGRAPLGRAQVSLTIDNADGALPIEYSEVTISRTLFRAGGSEYAINGSNCRLLDIQELLSDSGLGREMHVIVGQGQLDRILHATPEDRRGFVEEAAGILKHRRRKEKTVRKLEAMQANLTRLTDLTSEIRRQLTPLGKQAAVARRAQQVQFEVRDARARLLADDLVQLTDALEQDVADEAAAKARQAEVERSLEAKRRRLAELERLAAEATPRVNAARDAWYRLSSTRERFRSLGSLANERRRLLGREDTGPEPGRDPEHLEQQAAAVREEQAELEFELEERRMALDDAVEARAGAEDAAAAEEHRLTAILRAAADRREGLAKLAGAVGAARSRVEAAEAELGRLRGSITEGEERRRKAQAEFSALESQVAGAEAGEEGLDAEYEDAAAVVDGLDVELEALAAEEREAERARDAMAARKEALEVGLDRRDGRSALLASDAPGLLAPLADLITVRPGYEAALAAALGAASEAIAVADIPAAIRAVELMKAQDAGTVDLVVAGGAVGADDATESRGGESAGGTGGKPVSEGVPVPSGAVPAAGLVQAKASVEAAVAVLLSGVVVVEDMDAAAAVLAARPELTAVTRAGDVFSAHAAHGGSSGGPSLLEVQAAVEETGRQLEEATARAERAKFAIAAAKARREEAAVRADTALEQLHESDARLAAVAERLGQLGSALRSATGESDRLARLVQAAEANIDAEQQKLAEVTERLGAAQEAPAEEEPSTERRDALAAAAARARQAELEARLALRSGEEQLSAMGNRASSLERAAATERHARAQAAERARRRQLQAAKAASVAAAVEQVLAWLDVSVQAAGLERDAAEEVRAEWEQELSAVRSSTDALAVELRELTDSVHKDELARAQQRLRIESLENRAIEELGMTAGHLVEEYGPHRPVPVAAAASTDKWAELRAEVDEDGTPIVEGVPFVRAEQEKRLKKAERDLSALGKVNPLALEEFAALEERHQFLSSQLEDLKASRKDLLDIIKEVDERVQQVFTEAYADTAAQFERVFGRLFPGGEGRLVLTDPQDMLTTGIEVEARPAGKKIKRLSLLSGGERSLTAVALLVAIFKARPSPFYVMDEVEAALDDTNLQRLITIFEELRESSQLIVITHQKRTMEVADALYGVTMRGDGVSTVISQRLAAPA, from the coding sequence TTGCATCTGAAATCTCTGACTGTGCGCGGCTTCAAATCATTTGCGTCTGCCACGACGTTCGAATTCGAGCCCGGCGTCACGGCGGTAGTGGGCCCCAACGGCTCCGGCAAGTCCAACGTCGTCGATGCCCTGGCCTGGGTGATGGGGGAGCAGGGGGCGAAGACCCTGCGCGGCGGCAAGATGGAGGATGTGATCTTCGCCGGGACCGCCGGCCGGGCCCCGCTGGGCCGGGCCCAGGTGTCGCTGACCATCGACAATGCCGACGGCGCCCTGCCGATCGAGTATTCCGAAGTCACCATTTCGAGGACCCTGTTCCGTGCAGGCGGTTCCGAGTACGCCATCAACGGCAGCAACTGCCGGCTGCTGGACATCCAGGAGCTGCTCAGCGATTCCGGCCTGGGCCGCGAGATGCACGTCATCGTGGGCCAGGGACAGCTGGACCGCATCCTGCACGCGACGCCTGAAGATCGGCGTGGCTTCGTAGAGGAGGCCGCCGGCATCCTCAAGCACCGCCGGCGCAAGGAAAAGACGGTCCGGAAGCTGGAGGCCATGCAGGCCAACCTGACCCGCCTGACCGACCTCACCAGCGAGATCCGGCGCCAGCTGACTCCGCTCGGAAAACAGGCCGCGGTGGCGCGCCGCGCGCAGCAGGTCCAGTTCGAGGTCCGCGACGCGCGGGCCCGGCTGCTGGCCGACGACCTGGTCCAGCTGACCGATGCGCTGGAGCAGGACGTCGCGGACGAGGCCGCGGCAAAGGCCCGGCAGGCTGAGGTGGAGCGCTCCCTCGAGGCCAAGCGCCGCCGGCTGGCCGAGCTGGAGCGGCTCGCCGCTGAAGCGACGCCGCGTGTCAACGCCGCCCGGGACGCCTGGTACCGGCTCTCCTCCACCCGCGAACGGTTCCGCTCGCTGGGCAGCCTGGCCAACGAGCGGCGCCGGCTGCTGGGCCGTGAGGACACCGGGCCGGAGCCGGGGCGGGACCCCGAGCATTTGGAACAGCAGGCGGCCGCCGTCCGCGAGGAGCAGGCAGAACTCGAGTTCGAGCTCGAAGAACGCCGGATGGCCCTCGACGATGCCGTTGAAGCGCGGGCCGGTGCCGAAGACGCGGCCGCCGCAGAGGAACATCGGCTGACGGCGATCCTGCGCGCCGCGGCGGACCGGCGGGAGGGACTGGCCAAGCTCGCCGGCGCGGTTGGCGCGGCCCGCTCCCGGGTGGAGGCGGCGGAGGCAGAACTCGGCCGCCTGCGGGGATCCATCACCGAGGGCGAGGAGCGGCGGCGCAAGGCGCAGGCCGAGTTCAGCGCCCTTGAGTCGCAGGTAGCCGGTGCCGAGGCCGGCGAAGAGGGGCTGGATGCCGAGTATGAGGACGCCGCGGCGGTAGTGGATGGGCTCGACGTCGAGCTGGAGGCACTGGCGGCCGAGGAACGGGAAGCGGAGCGGGCCCGGGATGCGATGGCCGCGCGCAAGGAGGCGCTGGAGGTCGGCCTCGACCGCCGGGACGGCCGCTCGGCCCTGCTGGCCTCGGACGCCCCTGGCCTCCTCGCACCGCTGGCGGACCTGATCACCGTCCGGCCAGGCTACGAGGCCGCCCTCGCGGCTGCCTTGGGAGCGGCATCGGAGGCCATCGCCGTGGCTGATATTCCCGCGGCGATCCGGGCCGTGGAGCTGATGAAGGCGCAGGACGCGGGCACCGTGGACCTGGTCGTCGCAGGCGGTGCCGTCGGTGCGGACGATGCAACGGAGTCCAGGGGCGGGGAGTCGGCCGGCGGTACGGGCGGAAAGCCTGTGTCCGAGGGGGTGCCGGTGCCCTCGGGCGCGGTGCCGGCTGCCGGCCTGGTCCAGGCCAAAGCCTCGGTCGAGGCGGCGGTGGCCGTGCTGCTGTCCGGCGTCGTCGTCGTCGAGGACATGGACGCGGCGGCGGCCGTCCTCGCGGCCCGGCCGGAACTGACCGCAGTGACGCGGGCAGGAGACGTGTTCAGCGCGCACGCGGCACATGGCGGATCGTCCGGCGGCCCCAGCCTGCTGGAGGTGCAGGCCGCCGTGGAGGAAACCGGCCGGCAGCTTGAAGAGGCGACGGCCCGGGCCGAGCGGGCCAAGTTCGCGATCGCCGCCGCCAAGGCCCGGCGCGAGGAGGCCGCCGTCCGGGCCGACACGGCGCTGGAACAGCTGCACGAATCGGACGCGCGGCTGGCCGCCGTGGCGGAGCGGCTCGGCCAGCTGGGGTCCGCCCTGCGCTCCGCCACCGGGGAAAGCGATCGCCTCGCCCGGCTCGTGCAGGCCGCCGAGGCGAATATCGACGCGGAACAGCAGAAGCTGGCCGAAGTCACTGAACGCCTCGGCGCGGCGCAGGAAGCACCCGCCGAGGAGGAGCCCTCCACCGAACGCCGCGACGCGCTCGCCGCCGCGGCGGCCCGGGCCCGGCAGGCCGAGCTGGAGGCGCGGCTGGCCCTGCGGTCCGGGGAGGAGCAGCTGAGTGCCATGGGCAACCGGGCATCCTCGCTGGAGCGGGCCGCGGCCACGGAACGCCACGCCCGGGCGCAGGCCGCGGAGCGCGCCCGCAGACGGCAACTGCAGGCCGCCAAAGCCGCGTCGGTCGCCGCCGCCGTGGAACAGGTGCTGGCTTGGCTGGACGTGTCGGTCCAGGCTGCAGGGCTGGAACGCGACGCCGCAGAAGAGGTGCGGGCCGAATGGGAGCAGGAGCTGTCCGCCGTCCGCAGCTCCACCGATGCGCTCGCCGTGGAGCTGCGCGAGCTGACGGACTCCGTGCACAAGGATGAACTGGCCAGGGCGCAGCAGCGGCTCCGGATCGAGTCGCTGGAGAACCGTGCCATCGAAGAACTCGGCATGACCGCCGGCCACCTCGTGGAGGAGTACGGGCCGCACCGTCCCGTGCCCGTCGCGGCCGCGGCGTCGACGGACAAATGGGCCGAGCTGCGGGCGGAAGTGGACGAGGACGGCACCCCGATCGTGGAAGGCGTGCCCTTCGTCCGCGCCGAGCAGGAGAAGCGGCTGAAGAAGGCGGAGCGGGACCTGTCTGCGCTCGGCAAGGTGAACCCGCTGGCGCTGGAAGAGTTCGCCGCACTGGAGGAACGCCACCAGTTCCTCAGCAGCCAGCTCGAGGACCTCAAGGCCAGCCGGAAGGACCTGCTGGACATCATCAAAGAGGTGGACGAACGGGTCCAGCAGGTATTCACCGAGGCCTACGCCGACACCGCCGCCCAGTTCGAGCGCGTCTTCGGCCGGCTCTTTCCCGGCGGCGAAGGCCGGCTGGTGCTCACGGATCCGCAGGACATGCTCACTACCGGCATCGAGGTCGAGGCCCGCCCGGCCGGCAAGAAGATCAAGCGGCTCTCCCTGCTCTCCGGCGGCGAACGGTCGCTGACCGCGGTGGCCCTGCTGGTAGCGATCTTCAAGGCCAGGCCGTCGCCCTTCTACGTGATGGACGAGGTGGAAGCCGCGCTGGACGACACCAATCTCCAGCGGCTGATCACGATCTTCGAGGAATTGCGCGAGTCGAGCCAGCTCATTGTCATCACCCACCAGAAACGCACGATGGAGGTGGCAGACGCCCTGTACGGCGTCACCATGCGGGGCGACGGCGTGTCCACCGTGATCTCGCAGCGGCTGGCGGCGCCGGCATAA
- the ftsY gene encoding signal recognition particle-docking protein FtsY codes for MNDVTLIILYAVIAIAVVGTVAILLLKGRKTPPGTYTTTRDANDQAPAAGQGAGTDVLEAPPAPPARPVPSDEAPATDVEVADDLAGLETVAVETPAPVQGRLARLRARLVKSNNALGKGLLALLSRDDIDEDVWDEIEETLLLADLGTEPTMELVDALRERVKVEGSRDPEHVKMMLREELIKLVDPGMDRSLAVDRHSDRPAVVMVVGVNGVGKTTTVGKLARVLVAENKDVLLGAADTFRAAAAEQLATWGQRVGVPTVKSDVDGADPASVAFEAVKAGIDQEVDVVMVDTAGRLQNKVGLMDELGKVKRVIEKQATVDEVLLVLDATTGQNGLNQAKVFSEVVNITGIVLTKLDGTAKGGIVVAIQRSLGVPVKLIGLGEGADDLAPFEAEGFVDALLN; via the coding sequence GTGAACGACGTAACCCTCATCATTCTGTACGCTGTCATCGCCATAGCCGTCGTCGGAACCGTTGCCATTCTCCTGTTGAAGGGCCGCAAGACCCCGCCCGGCACCTACACCACGACGCGGGACGCCAATGACCAGGCTCCCGCCGCCGGACAGGGCGCCGGAACGGATGTGCTCGAGGCGCCGCCTGCGCCGCCCGCGCGGCCCGTGCCTTCGGACGAGGCTCCAGCAACGGACGTCGAAGTCGCCGACGACCTGGCCGGGCTGGAAACCGTTGCCGTCGAGACGCCCGCCCCGGTCCAGGGCCGGCTGGCCCGGCTGCGCGCCCGCCTCGTCAAGTCGAACAACGCCCTGGGCAAGGGCCTGCTCGCCCTGCTCTCGCGCGACGACATCGACGAGGACGTCTGGGACGAGATCGAGGAGACCCTGCTGCTGGCCGACCTCGGCACCGAGCCGACCATGGAACTGGTCGACGCGCTGCGCGAGCGGGTCAAGGTTGAGGGCAGCCGCGATCCCGAACACGTCAAGATGATGCTCCGGGAGGAGCTGATCAAGCTCGTCGACCCGGGTATGGACCGCTCGCTTGCCGTTGACCGACACTCGGACCGCCCCGCCGTCGTTATGGTGGTGGGCGTCAACGGCGTGGGCAAGACCACCACCGTGGGCAAGCTGGCCCGCGTCCTGGTGGCCGAAAACAAGGACGTCCTGCTCGGCGCCGCGGACACGTTCCGGGCCGCCGCGGCGGAGCAGCTGGCCACGTGGGGCCAGCGGGTGGGCGTGCCCACGGTGAAGTCCGACGTCGACGGGGCCGATCCCGCGTCCGTCGCCTTCGAAGCGGTGAAGGCGGGCATCGACCAGGAAGTCGACGTCGTTATGGTCGACACCGCCGGGCGCCTGCAGAACAAGGTCGGCCTGATGGATGAGCTGGGCAAGGTCAAGCGCGTCATCGAGAAGCAGGCGACGGTGGACGAGGTGCTGCTGGTCCTCGATGCGACGACCGGCCAGAACGGGCTGAACCAGGCCAAGGTATTTTCCGAAGTCGTCAACATCACCGGCATCGTGCTGACCAAGCTGGACGGCACCGCCAAGGGCGGCATCGTCGTGGCAATCCAGCGCAGCCTCGGGGTGCCGGTGAAGCTCATCGGCCTCGGCGAAGGGGCGGACGATCTGGCCCCGTTCGAAGCCGAGGGCTTCGTCGATGCACTGCTGAACTAG
- a CDS encoding dioxygenase, with amino-acid sequence MPETATLPPVLFLSHGAPPLADDATWTRQLADWSTGFDKPKDILMVSAHWENAPVTLSATERKTDLVYDFWGFPQKYYDVTYDAPLAPELASEVDRLVSVHGHHVEHDESRGLDHGAYVPLVEMFPDADVPVVQMSMPTLDPQGLFELGKSLAPLRERGTLIVGSGFTTHNLRWFNPAAGPDTTPPAASSEFDHWAEEAMARGDVDSILDFLHKAPAAREAHPRSEHWAPLYVALGAAYASSGIEAKTAIDGFWFGLSKRSWTLT; translated from the coding sequence ATGCCTGAAACCGCCACTCTCCCCCCTGTCCTCTTCCTCAGCCACGGCGCTCCCCCGCTGGCGGACGACGCAACGTGGACGCGGCAGCTGGCCGACTGGTCCACCGGCTTCGACAAGCCGAAGGACATCCTGATGGTGTCCGCGCATTGGGAGAACGCCCCCGTCACGCTGAGCGCCACCGAGCGGAAGACCGACCTCGTCTACGACTTCTGGGGTTTCCCGCAGAAGTACTACGACGTCACCTACGACGCCCCGCTGGCCCCGGAACTGGCTTCCGAGGTGGACCGGCTGGTGTCCGTGCACGGCCATCACGTGGAGCACGACGAGTCCCGCGGCCTCGACCACGGCGCCTACGTTCCGCTGGTGGAGATGTTCCCGGACGCGGACGTTCCTGTGGTGCAGATGTCAATGCCGACACTGGATCCGCAGGGCCTGTTCGAGCTCGGTAAGTCCCTGGCCCCGCTCCGCGAGCGCGGTACGCTGATCGTGGGCTCCGGCTTCACCACCCACAACCTGCGCTGGTTCAACCCCGCGGCGGGCCCGGACACGACCCCGCCCGCGGCCTCGAGCGAGTTCGACCACTGGGCCGAGGAGGCGATGGCCCGCGGCGACGTCGATTCAATCCTCGACTTCCTGCATAAGGCGCCGGCCGCGCGGGAGGCACATCCGCGTTCCGAGCACTGGGCCCCGCTGTACGTTGCCCTCGGAGCCGCCTACGCCTCCAGCGGCATCGAAGCCAAGACGGCGATCGACGGGTTCTGGTTCGGCCTCTCCAAGCGCTCCTGGACGCTGACCTAG
- a CDS encoding CYTH and CHAD domain-containing protein, with translation MSKADTGTVHETVEVERKYDVDESVSLPPLQDLPGVQSVGQPVEHQLEATYFDTEDLTLAAHGVTLRRRTGGDDEGWHLKLPAGDDARRELHEPLGKDQEKVPLPLLRLVRSQVRDRPLAAVARLQTRRVVHTLQGADGVLAEVADDQVEATALPREGRSEGSTMRWREWEIELADGRRDLLDAAEEVFRATGAEPSVHASKLARALGQQLPPAEPGLPRPQRKGTAADVVLAYLQAQVTALKEQDPLVRQDAPDAVHQMRVATRRLRSSLATHRRLFDVDRTTALREELRLLGGLLGEARDAEVMHERLRTMVGEEPPDLVLGPVAQRLDVDLGTTYKSAHGKVLRALEQKRYFRLLDSLDEFLADPPLAEEAQGPAAKVIPKSVRRDLKRVRRAVKEAKRARGTEAADPALHEARKTAKRLRYACETAAPVFGKRALKLEKNAHGIQQVLGDHQDSFVARQLLRKAGVEAFGQHENGFSYGRLHALEEARAARSAKKFWRRWKDFPAKSW, from the coding sequence GTGTCCAAAGCCGATACCGGTACCGTGCACGAGACGGTCGAGGTGGAACGAAAATACGACGTCGACGAGTCCGTGTCCCTGCCACCGCTGCAGGATCTGCCCGGCGTGCAGTCGGTGGGCCAACCGGTTGAGCACCAGCTGGAGGCCACCTACTTCGATACCGAGGACCTGACGCTGGCGGCCCACGGGGTCACCCTGCGCCGCAGGACCGGCGGCGACGACGAGGGCTGGCACCTGAAGCTGCCGGCCGGCGACGACGCGCGGCGCGAGCTGCACGAGCCGCTGGGCAAGGACCAGGAGAAGGTGCCGCTGCCGCTGCTGCGCCTGGTCCGTTCGCAGGTCCGGGACCGCCCTCTTGCCGCCGTTGCCCGCCTCCAAACGCGGCGCGTGGTGCATACGCTGCAGGGTGCGGACGGGGTCCTCGCCGAGGTCGCCGACGACCAGGTCGAGGCCACCGCCCTGCCACGGGAGGGCCGGTCGGAGGGCTCCACGATGCGGTGGCGGGAGTGGGAGATCGAGCTGGCCGACGGCCGGCGGGACCTGCTCGACGCCGCCGAGGAGGTGTTCCGTGCCACGGGCGCGGAGCCCTCCGTACACGCTTCGAAGCTGGCCAGGGCGTTGGGGCAGCAGCTTCCGCCCGCCGAGCCTGGCCTTCCGCGGCCGCAGCGGAAGGGAACGGCCGCCGACGTCGTACTGGCCTACCTGCAGGCCCAGGTCACGGCCCTGAAGGAGCAGGATCCGCTGGTGCGGCAGGATGCCCCGGACGCGGTCCACCAGATGCGCGTGGCCACCCGTCGGCTGCGCTCCTCGCTGGCCACGCACCGCAGGCTCTTCGACGTCGATAGGACCACCGCGCTGCGCGAGGAGCTCAGGCTGCTGGGCGGGCTGCTCGGCGAAGCCCGCGATGCCGAGGTCATGCATGAGCGGCTGCGCACGATGGTCGGCGAAGAACCGCCGGATCTGGTGCTCGGTCCGGTCGCCCAACGGCTCGACGTCGACCTGGGCACGACGTACAAGTCTGCCCACGGTAAGGTGCTCAGGGCGCTGGAGCAGAAGCGCTATTTCCGCCTGCTGGACAGCCTGGACGAGTTCCTCGCGGATCCGCCGCTGGCCGAGGAGGCGCAGGGGCCGGCGGCGAAGGTCATCCCGAAGTCCGTCCGGCGGGACCTGAAACGGGTGCGCCGGGCCGTGAAAGAGGCCAAGCGGGCGCGCGGCACCGAGGCCGCCGATCCTGCGCTGCACGAGGCCCGCAAGACGGCCAAGAGGCTGCGCTACGCCTGCGAGACCGCGGCACCTGTGTTCGGCAAGCGAGCCCTCAAACTGGAGAAAAACGCGCACGGCATCCAGCAGGTCCTGGGCGACCACCAGGACAGCTTCGTCGCCCGCCAATTGCTGCGGAAAGCGGGCGTAGAGGCCTTCGGGCAGCATGAAAACGGCTTTAGCTACGGCCGGCTGCACGCACTGGAGGAAGCGAGGGCCGCCCGTTCGGCGAAGAAGTTCTGGCGCCGCTGGAAGGATTTCCCTGCCAAGTCCTGGTGA